The Bordetella sp. FB-8 genome includes a window with the following:
- a CDS encoding ABC transporter ATP-binding protein: MSQDIRLSVTGVNKRFGGLQALSDVGLQIQAGEIYGLIGPNGAGKTTFFNVITGLYTPDSGEFILEGKPYTPEAVHQVTQAGIARTFQNIRLFGGMTALENVMVGRHVRTHQTIIGAVFRTPAERREEKAIRDRAMELLDYVGISQYAHYTSRNLSYGHQRRLEIARALATEPKLLALDEPAAGMNATEKVDLTSLLDKIRADGRTILLIEHDVKLVMGLCDHMTVLDYGKIIAEGLPEDVRKDPKVIEAYLGAGGH; the protein is encoded by the coding sequence ATGAGCCAAGACATCCGACTTTCCGTCACAGGCGTGAACAAACGCTTCGGCGGCCTGCAGGCGCTCTCCGACGTGGGCCTGCAAATCCAGGCTGGCGAGATCTACGGCCTGATCGGCCCCAACGGCGCCGGCAAGACCACGTTCTTCAACGTCATCACCGGCCTGTACACACCCGATTCGGGCGAGTTCATCCTCGAGGGCAAGCCTTATACGCCCGAGGCCGTGCACCAGGTCACCCAGGCCGGCATCGCCCGCACGTTCCAGAACATCCGCCTGTTCGGCGGCATGACCGCCCTGGAAAACGTCATGGTGGGCCGCCACGTGCGCACGCACCAGACCATCATCGGCGCGGTCTTTCGCACCCCGGCCGAGCGCCGGGAGGAAAAAGCGATCCGCGATCGCGCCATGGAACTGCTCGACTACGTGGGCATTTCGCAATACGCCCACTACACCTCGCGCAACCTCTCCTACGGCCACCAACGCCGGCTGGAGATCGCCCGCGCGCTGGCGACCGAACCCAAGCTGCTGGCGCTGGACGAACCGGCGGCGGGCATGAACGCCACCGAAAAGGTGGATCTCACCAGCCTGCTCGACAAGATCCGCGCCGACGGCCGCACTATTTTGCTGATCGAACACGACGTCAAGCTGGTCATGGGTCTGTGCGACCACATGACCGTGCTCGATTACGGAAAAATCATCGCTGAAGGACTGCCCGAAGATGTCCGGAAGGATCCCAAGGTCATCGAAGCCTATCTGGGCGCGGGAGGTCACTGA
- a CDS encoding ABC transporter ATP-binding protein: MSEIVLKISGLQVNYGGIQAVKGVDLEVRKGELVTLIGANGAGKSTTMRAITGLKPYSEGDIQYMGQSIKGVPTHELLSRGLVMVPEGRGIFARMTIYENLMMGAYKRNDKAGIEADIERMFTFFPRLKERATQLAGTLSGGEQQMLAMSRAVLSQPKLLLLDEPSMGLSPILVDKIFEVVREISQEGITVLLVEQNARLALQAANRGYVMDSGSITMAGDAQEMLHDPRVRAAYLGE, from the coding sequence ATGTCCGAAATCGTACTCAAAATCTCGGGCCTGCAGGTCAACTACGGCGGCATCCAGGCCGTCAAGGGTGTGGACCTGGAAGTGCGCAAGGGCGAACTGGTCACGCTGATCGGCGCCAACGGCGCCGGCAAGAGCACCACCATGCGCGCCATCACGGGCCTGAAGCCCTACTCCGAGGGCGACATCCAGTACATGGGCCAGTCGATCAAGGGAGTGCCCACGCACGAGCTGCTGTCTCGCGGACTGGTCATGGTGCCCGAGGGCCGCGGCATCTTCGCGCGCATGACCATCTACGAAAACTTGATGATGGGTGCCTACAAGCGCAACGACAAGGCCGGCATCGAGGCCGACATCGAGCGCATGTTCACCTTCTTCCCGCGCCTGAAGGAACGCGCCACCCAACTGGCCGGAACGCTCTCAGGGGGCGAGCAGCAGATGCTGGCCATGTCGCGTGCCGTGCTCAGCCAGCCCAAGCTGCTGCTGCTGGACGAGCCCTCGATGGGCCTGTCGCCCATTCTGGTCGACAAGATCTTCGAGGTCGTGCGCGAGATCTCCCAGGAAGGCATCACCGTTCTGCTGGTCGAGCAGAACGCCCGCCTGGCCCTGCAGGCCGCCAACCGCGGCTACGTCATGGACTCGGGTTCCATCACCATGGCCGGTGACGCGCAGGAAATGCTGCACGATCCGCGCGTGCGCGCCGCCTATCTGGGCGAATAG
- a CDS encoding LysE family translocator yields MALHTWLLYLLASTGLSITPGPNTLLALTHGALHGHRKTLCTISGGALGFTGLIALSMLGIGALIQAWEPALIVLKWVGGAYLIWLGVNLWRSPGVQVQAQSDTAAVCVRGARLFRQGCLSAVSNPKALLFYGAFLPQFLDPERSLALQLAIMAATFVIIEFMYEYLLARLAHRVQPWLARHGRRFNMTCGALFALFGIAMPTT; encoded by the coding sequence ATGGCATTGCATACCTGGCTCTTGTACCTGCTCGCATCGACCGGCCTGTCCATCACGCCTGGCCCCAACACGCTGTTGGCGCTGACCCACGGCGCTCTGCACGGCCACCGCAAGACGCTGTGCACGATCAGCGGCGGCGCGCTGGGCTTCACGGGCCTGATCGCCTTGTCCATGCTGGGCATCGGCGCGCTGATCCAGGCCTGGGAGCCGGCCCTTATCGTTCTGAAATGGGTGGGTGGGGCCTACCTGATATGGCTGGGCGTGAACCTGTGGCGCTCGCCCGGGGTGCAGGTCCAAGCGCAGTCCGACACGGCCGCCGTCTGCGTGCGCGGCGCGCGCCTCTTTCGCCAGGGTTGTCTGTCGGCCGTATCCAATCCCAAGGCGCTGCTGTTCTACGGCGCCTTCCTGCCGCAGTTCCTCGACCCCGAGCGCAGCCTCGCGCTGCAATTGGCCATCATGGCCGCCACGTTCGTCATCATCGAGTTCATGTACGAATATCTGCTGGCCCGCCTGGCCCACCGCGTCCAGCCCTGGCTGGCGCGCCATGGACGCCGCTTCAACATGACTTGCGGCGCGCTGTTCGCCTTGTTCGGCATCGCCATGCCCACGACCTGA
- a CDS encoding GGDEF domain-containing protein, whose translation MSGILLLLLQALAFFTVLATTFYYRRTLGLGVFFCVLGAMHFLETYLAAVYFIPSPFGLISPGSTILFSGKLAVFLLLYIKEDAENMRQPIYGLLIGNALMLMLGLLLRLNFDPASLPGYKPDLQFLDQMGLLMILGTGLLFIDLIALVLLYEKLRATIVTRRLFGRIFTSLAIVLTFDQICFFSGLHYLAHVPMSALYGGWIAKMIASAFFSLMVTVYLRYVETDTPGIPATASRDVFDRLTYRHRYEKLIEQVGRDALTGLQDRGQFDLKGPATLQNSAQNKLPLSLLMIDIDDFKRINDQYGHPAGDRVIRSVVETILSILRKQDALFRYGGEEFALLCLGISDNEVTAMAERIRLAVATASHPGLSRPVTISIGVASFRRHALDFPTLLARADEALYHAKSLGRDKVYAQPIPSAT comes from the coding sequence ATGTCCGGCATCCTCCTCCTGCTGCTGCAGGCCCTGGCCTTTTTCACCGTCTTGGCGACGACTTTCTACTATCGCAGGACACTGGGACTCGGGGTTTTCTTCTGCGTGCTCGGGGCCATGCATTTCCTCGAGACCTACCTTGCCGCCGTCTACTTCATCCCATCGCCGTTCGGTCTGATCTCGCCGGGATCGACCATACTCTTCTCGGGCAAACTGGCCGTCTTCCTGCTGCTCTACATCAAGGAAGATGCCGAGAACATGCGCCAGCCCATCTATGGCCTGCTGATCGGCAACGCGCTCATGCTGATGCTGGGCCTGCTGCTGCGCCTGAACTTCGATCCGGCAAGCCTGCCCGGCTACAAGCCCGACCTGCAATTTCTCGACCAAATGGGCCTGCTCATGATCCTGGGCACCGGTTTGCTGTTCATCGACCTGATCGCGCTCGTGCTCCTGTACGAAAAGCTGCGTGCAACCATCGTGACGCGGCGCCTGTTCGGCCGGATCTTCACCAGCCTGGCCATCGTGCTGACCTTCGATCAGATCTGTTTCTTCAGCGGCCTGCACTATCTGGCCCACGTACCGATGTCGGCCCTATACGGCGGATGGATCGCCAAGATGATCGCCTCCGCCTTCTTCAGCCTCATGGTGACGGTCTATCTGCGCTACGTGGAAACCGATACGCCCGGCATTCCAGCAACCGCGTCCCGCGATGTATTCGACCGCCTCACCTATCGCCACCGATACGAGAAGCTGATCGAGCAGGTGGGCCGCGATGCACTGACCGGCCTGCAGGATCGCGGCCAGTTCGACCTCAAGGGTCCGGCGACGCTGCAAAACTCGGCGCAGAACAAGTTGCCCTTGAGCCTGCTGATGATAGACATCGACGATTTCAAGCGCATCAACGATCAATACGGCCACCCGGCCGGGGACCGCGTCATCCGCAGCGTGGTCGAAACGATACTCTCGATCTTGCGCAAACAGGATGCGCTGTTCCGCTATGGCGGCGAGGAGTTCGCGCTGTTGTGCCTGGGCATCTCGGACAACGAAGTGACGGCGATGGCCGAACGCATCCGCCTGGCCGTGGCCACCGCTTCGCATCCCGGCTTGAGCCGGCCCGTGACGATCAGCATCGGCGTGGCGAGCTTTCGCCGCCACGCCCTGGATTTCCCCACGCTGCTGGCGCGGGCGGACGAAGCGCTGTACCACGCCAAGTCCCTAGGCCGAGATAAGGTCTACGCCCAACCCATCCCGTCCGCCACGTGA